In a single window of the Rhopalosiphum padi isolate XX-2018 chromosome 1, ASM2088224v1, whole genome shotgun sequence genome:
- the LOC132918045 gene encoding chromodomain-helicase-DNA-binding protein Mi-2 homolog isoform X3 has protein sequence MASDEEVEESFTEEYDEPSSRVENSFDSEEEKRVEEEDDEYDPDGRKKKRGKKRKAKSDSKKEKKRKKRKRGGDSAEESDFGNFEEETTAANDSDYSNRKSKKSKNSSSKHHQPSTSQDNNAGMPSVEEVCQTFGLQDVSIDYTDADYQNLTTYKLFQQHVRPILAKENPKVVIAKMMMLVAAKWRDFCQQNPHQEQPEFEANEEPEYQPKSSTSRHKSRSVDELDELEEEEEVEVEEKKSKKRSNRAKRSGGGNKRNSQGSTSKVPTLKIRLGKRKQASSDDDAEGVGTGDTQGDSDAEFEQMLQEAEEGAAAEAEVPEKKVEDPDAPKKKAKTKIGNKSKKKKKTKMTSKFPDGSGDGEEGYEQTDHQDYCEVCQQGGEIILCDTCPRAYHLVCLDPELEDTPEGKWSCPHCESEGGQEQEEDEHQEFCRVCKDGGELLCCDSCPAAYHTFCLSPPITDVPDGDWKCPRCSAKPLPGKVSKILTWRWKPLPEDPNKPADEQTEKVNRRRNKQQRQREYFVKWQDQSYWKCDWVSEVQMEVFHPITIRSYMRKYDMDEPPKLEEPLDELDNRWKRLREVGGDQSALEEKFYRYGVKPEWLLVHRILNHKHLRDARMMYLVKWRDLPYSLATWEHENPEYTDLKSFIDYYWELRASCDTSKKTKKVKGKKGSSKKDSVEDEETPKATMGLTCRKFVAAPDKPVSDLKKKYEKQPDYVVDTGMELHPYQLEGLNWLRYSWGQGIDTILADEMGLGKTIQTITFLYSLYKEGHCKGPFLVSVPLSTLINWEREFETWAPDFYVVSYVGDKDSRVTIRENEFSFDDTRSGVRCNKIKGVVKFHVLLTSYELISIDAPLLGSIEWAVLVVDEAHRLKSNQSKFFRLLAGYNIRNKLLLTGTPLQNNLEELFHLLNFLTPEKFNDLTVFQNEFADISKEEQVKRLHEMLGPHMLRRLKADVLKNMPSKSEFIVRVELSPMQKKYYKYILTRNFEALNPRGGGQQVSLLNIMMDLKKCCNHPYLFPAAAQEAPTAINGSYEIGALTRAAGKLVLLSKMLKKLQETNHRVLIFSQMTKMLDILEDYLEGEGYKYERIDGSITGNQRQEAIDRFNAPGAQQFVFLLSTRAGGLGINLATADTVIIYDSDWNPHNDIQAFSRAHRIGQANKVMIYRFVTRNSVEERVTQVAKRKMMLTHLVVRPGMGGKQTNFTKQELDDILRFGTEELFKEEEGKEEEAIHYDDKAVEELLDRSKIGIEQKENWSNEYLSSFKVASYVTKEEDEEEEANTEVIKQEAENTDPAYWVKLLRHHYEQHQEDISRTLGKGKRVRKQVNYNDGGGVVDSTREDTTWQENLSDYNSDFSAPSDDDKEDDDFDEKDGEAGKKLKRKPERKEERDRPLPPLLARVGGNIEVLGFNARQRKAFLNAIMRYGMPPQDAFNSQWLVRDLRGKSEKNFKAYVSLFMRHLCEPGADNSENFADGVPREGLSRQHVLTRIGVMSLIRKKVQEFEEINGFYSMPELIRKPIQTIKAADASTSSTPVPRSEASTPTTTVSEKTEIETDNKPKDLEEKLKETPATTDDKPIEIKSEESTDKPLVKIENELSAKVDTPEETTVVVKEEAEEAVNLQKEKPTEEKTPEKESTQESDTVVKVEQSDASSTEQKETNSVATSETVKKEEEKEKESESSTADKKEEEKKAAEASAKALQADDEAKKKLLEEAERAKVAAGIGTENDKEDKITRKFMFNIADGGFTELHTLWVNEEKAAVPGREYEIWHRRHDYWLLAGIVTHGYGRWQDIQNDIRFAIINEPFKMDVGKGNFLEIKNKFLARRFKLLEQALVIEEQLRRAAYLNLTQDPNHPAMSLNARFAEVECLAESHQHLSKESLAGNKPANAVLHKVLNQLEELLSDMKSDVSRLPATLARIPPVAQRLQMSERSILSRLAATTSSATSTSQQQSGVGTISNQYPNGFQNGQLNGAFGNTNFTNFRPQYSVPGQQTSSSSTA, from the exons ATGGCATCGGACGAAGAAGTCGAGGAGTCTTTCACCG aagaaTATGATGAACCATCAAGTCGGGTAGAAAACTCATTTGATTCTGAGGAAGAAAAACGTGTAGAG gaGGAAGATGACGAATATGATCCTGATGGTCGCAAAAAAAAGCGAGGTAAAAAGCGTAAAGCAAAAAGTGATTccaaaaaagaaaagaaaaggaAGAAAAGAAAAAGGGGTGGAGATAGTGCTgag gaaaGTGACTTTGGTAATTTTGAAGAAGAAACTACTGCAGCTAACGATTCAGATTATTCAAATCGCAAGTCtaagaaatcaaaaaattcaTCTTCTAAGCATCATCAGCCTAGTACATCACAAGATAATAATG ctGGAATGCCATCAGTTGAAGAAGTCTGTCAAACATTTGGTTTACAAGATGTTTCAATTGATTACACTGATGCAGACTATCAAAACTTAACCACTTACAAATTATTTCAGCAACATGTTAGGCCTATTCTTGCGAAAGAAAATCCTAAG GTTGTGATTGCTAAAATGATGATGTTAGTTGCTGCAAAATGGCGTGACTTCTGTCAACAAAACCCACATCAAGAACAGCCTGAATTTGAAGCTAATGAAGAACCTGAGTATCAGCCTAAAAGTTCAACTTCCAGACACAAG tcaaGATCAGTGGATGAACTAGATGAattagaagaagaagaagaagtagAAGTAGAAGAAAAAAAGAGCAAAAAACGAAGTAATCGTGCTAAGCGTAGTGGTGGTGGTAATAAGAGAAATTCACAAGGATCTACATCTAAAGTTCCCACATTGAAAATTAGGCTTGGAAAACGCAAACAAGCAAGTTct gatGATGATGCAGAAGGTGTAGGAACTGGAGACACTCAAGGTGATTCTGATGCTGAATTTGAGCAAATGCTGCAAGAAGCTGAAGAAGGTGCTGCTGCAGAAGCTGAAGTTCCAGAAAAAAAAGTTGAAGATCCTGATGCTCCTAAAAAGAAAGCAAAAACTAAAATTGGTAATAAGTCCAAAAAGAAGAAAAAGACCAAAATGACTTCCAAATTCCCAGATGGTAGTGGTGATGGTGAAGAAGGATATGAA caAACAGATCATCAAGATTATTGTGAGGTCTGCCAACAAGGAGGAGAGATTATCTTATGTGATACTTGTCCAAGAGCATACCATCTTGTATGTTTGGATCCAGAGTTAGAAGATACTCCTGAAGGAAAATGGTCATGTCCACACTGTGAAAGTGAAGGTGGACAAGAACAAGAAGAAGATGAACATCAAGAATTTTGCAG AGTATGTAAAGATGGAGGTGAACTTTTATGCTGTGATTCATGTCCAGCTGCTTATCATACATTCTGTTTGAGTCCGCCTATTACAGATGTACCTGATGGTGATTGGAAGTGCCCTCGATGTTCG GCAAAACCATTACCTGGAAAAGTATCGAAAATCTTGACTTGGCGTTGGAAACCATTACCAGAAGACCCTAATAAACCAGCTGATGAACAAACTGAAAAGGTTAACAGACGACGAAATAAGCAACAAAGACAACGtgaatattttgtgaaatgGCAAGATCAGAGTTACTGGAAATGTGACTGGGTGTCTGAAGTTCAA ATGGAAGTTTTTCATCCAATTACTATTCGAAGTTATATGCGAAAGTATGATATGGATGAACCGCCTAAATTAGAAGAACCATTAGATGAATTGGACAACCGATGGAAAAGACTTCGTGAAGTTGGCGGTGATCAATCTGCATTAGAAGAAAAATTCTACAG ataTGGTGTAAAACCAGAATGGCTATTAGTCCATAGGATTTTAAATCATAAGCATTTAAGAGATGCACGTATGATGTATTTAGTTAAATGGCGAGATTTGCCATATAGCTTAGCTACATGGGAACACGAAAATCCTGAATATACCGATTTAAAATCattcattgattattattgg gaACTGAGAGCATCGTGTGATACATCAAAGAAAACCAAAAAAGTGAAAGGGAAAAAGGGCAGTAGCAAAAAAGATTCAGTTGAAGATGAAGAAACACCTAAAGCAACAATGGGACTTACTtg tcgcAAATTTGTGGCAGCTCCTGATAAGCCAGTATCAGATTTAAAAAAGAAGTATGAAAAGCAACCTGATTATGTAGTGGATACTGGTATGGAATTGCATCCTTATCAGTTAGAAGGTTTGAACTGGTTAAGATATTCTTGGGGTCAGGGCATTGATACAATATTAGCTGATGAAATGGGTCTTGGCAAAACTATTcaaactataacatttttatactctCTTTATAAAGAAGGACATTGCAAAGGTCCATTTTTG gtgAGTGTGCCACTATCAACACTTATTAATTGGGAACGTGAATTTGAAACATGGGCACCAGACTTTTATGTTGTCTCTTATGTTGGAGACAAAGACTCTAGAGTAACAATTAGAGAAAATGAATTTTCATTTGATGATACTCGTTCTGGTGTacgttgtaataaaataaaaggcgTAGTTAAATTCCACGTATTACTTACAAGCTACGAACTAATTTCAATAGACGCCCCATTGTTAGGATCAATTGAATGGGCTGTGTTAGTTGTGGATGAGGCTCACAGACTCAAAAGCAACCAgtcaaaa ttTTTTAGACTTTTGGCTGGCTACAATATTCGTAATAAGCTACTATTAACTGGTACTCCTCTGCAAAACAATCTAGAAGAGTTAttccatttattaaattttttgacgCCTGAGAAATTTAATGATCTAACAGTTTTTCAAAATGAATTTGCTGATATTTCAAAAGAAGAGCAAGTCAAACGTCTTCATGAAATGTTAGGACCTCACATGCTTAGAAGATTAAAAGCTGATGTGTtaaag aatatGCCTTCAAAATCAGAGTTTATTGTGCGTGTTGAATTATCTccaatgcaaaaaaaatattataaatatatattaacaagaaACTTTGAAGCTCTAAATCCAAGAGGTGGAGGACAACAGGTGTCcttgttaaatattatgatggatttaaaaaaGTGTTGTAATCATCCATACCTATTCCCTGCGGCTGCTCAAGAAGCTCCAACAGCTATCAATGGAAGTTATGAAATAGGTGCTCTGACCAGAGCAGCTGGAAAACTAGTTTTATTATCTAAGATGCTTAAAAAACTCCAAGAAACAAATCAccg agTTTTGATATTTTCTCAAATGACAAAAATGTTAGATATTCTTGAAGATTATCTTGAAGGAGAAGGTTATAAATATGAACGAATTGATGGTTCAATAACAGGAAATCAAAGACAAGAAGCAATTGACAGATTTAACGCTCCTGGTGCTCAACAATTTGTATTCTTGCTTTCAACCag ggcTGGTGGTTTAGGAATTAACTTGGCAACTGCTGATAcggttataatttatgattctgATTGGAATCCTCACAATGATATACAAGCTTTTTCAAGAGCTCATCGTATTGGTCAAGCAAATAAg gttatgATATATCGTTTTGTAACAAGAAATTCAGTTGAAGAACGAGTTACCCAAGTAGCCAAAAGAAAAATGATGTTAACTCACTTGGTTGTTAGACCTGGTATGGGAGGAAAACAGACTAACTTTACTAAACAAGAATTAGACGATATATTACGATTTGGAACTGAAGAACTATTTAAAGAAGAagag ggTAAAGAAGAAGAAGCTATTCATTATGATGACAAAGCAGTTGAAGAATTATTAGACCGTTCAAAAATTGGTATTGAACAAAAAGAAAATTGGTCAAATGAATATTTGTCATCATTCAAAGTGGCTAGTTATGTTACTAAAGAAGAAGATGAAGAAGAAGAAGCTAATACAGAAGTAATAAAACAGGAAGCAGAAAATACTGATCCTGCATATTGGGTTAAATTGCTTCGTCATCATTATGAGCAACACCAAGAAGATATTTCCAGAACATTAGGCAAAGGAAAACGTGTCCGCAAACAAGTTAATTACAACGATGGTGGTGGTGTTGTAGATTCAACACGTGAAGATACAACCTGGCAAGAAAATCTGTCTGATTATAACTCAGACTTTTCTGCTCCATCAG aTGATGACAAAGAAGATGACGACTTTGATGAAAAGGATGGGGAAGCTGGTAAAAAACTTAAGCGTAAACCTGAAAGAAAAGAAGAGAGAGATCGACCTTTGCCTCCATTATTGGCTAGAGTGGGTGGAAATATTGAA gtACTTGGATTTAATGCTCGACAAAGAAAGGCTTTCTTAAATGCAATTATGAGGTATGGAATGCCACCTCAAGATGCGTTTAACTCTCAATG gCTTGTAAGAGATTTAAGAggtaaatcagaaaaaaatttcaaagcATATGTTTCATTATTTATGCGTCACTTATGTGAACCTGGTGCTGATAATTCTGAAAATTTTGCTGATGGTGTACCACGTGAAGGCTTAAGTCGGCAACATGTACTCACAAGAATTGGTGTTATGTCACTAATTCGTAAAAAA gtTCAAGAGTTTGAAGAAATAAATGGTTTCTACAGTATGCCTGAGCTTATTCGTAAGCCAATTCAAACTATCAAAGCTGCTGATGCATCTACCAGTTCAACTCCTGTGCCGCGTTCCGAAGCTTCAACACCAACAACTACTGTTTCAGAAAAAACTGAAATTGAAACAGACAATAAACCAAAA gatcTTGAGGAGAAATTAAAAGAAACGCCAGCAACTACTGATGATAAACCAATAGAAATTAAATCTGAAGAAAGCACTGACAAACCTCTTgttaaaatagaaaatgaatTATCTGCTAAAGTTGACACACCAGAAGAAACAACT gtcGTTGTTAAAGAAGAAGCTGAAGAAGCAGTGAATCTTCAAAAAGAAAAACCAACAGAAGAAAAAACACCAGAAAAAGAAAGCACCCAAGAAAGTGACACTGTTGTTAAGGTTGAACAGTCTGATGCTTCATCAACTGAACAAAAAGAAACTAACTCTGTAGCAACATCTGAAACTGTGAagaaagaagaagaaaaagaaaaggAATCTGAATCATCCACAGCTGATAAAAAAGAA GAAGAAAAGAAAGCTGCTGAAGCATCAGCAAAGGCATTGCAAGCTGATGATGAAgctaagaaaaaattattagaagAGGCTGAAAGAGCTAAAGTGGCAGCTGGCATTGGAACTGAAAATGATAAAGAAGATAAAATCACTAGGAAGTTCATGTTTAACATAGCTGATGGTGGTTTTACTGAACTTCATACATTGTGGGTAAATGAAGAAAAAGCAGCAGTTCCTGGACGCGAATATGAAATCTGGCATAGGag acaTGATTATTGGCTATTGGCGGGTATTGTAACACATGGTTATGGACGTTGGCAAGATATTCAAAATGACATCCGTTTTGCTATTATCAATGAACCTTTTAAAATGGATGTTGGTAAAGGAAACTTTTTAGAAATCAAGAACAAATTTTTGGCAAgaagatttaaattattggaACAAGCACTTGTGATTGAGGAACAACTTAGGCGAGCTGCCTATTTGAACCTTACACAAGATCCAAATCATCCAGCAATGTCATTGAATGCTCGGTTTGCTGAAGTGGAGTGCTTGGCTGAATCACACCAACACTTGTCTAAAGAGAGTTTAGCTGGCAACAAACCAGCCAATGCTGTTCTTCACAAA GTACTAAATCAATTGGAAGAACTTTTGTCAGACATGAAATCTGATGTAAGCAGATTGCCAGCAACATTGGCTCGTATACCTCCAGTTGCCCAGCGACTTCAAATGTCAGAGAGATCTATATTATCTCGTTTAGCTGCTACCACGTCTTCAGCTACTTCTACTTCCCAACAACAATCTggag taGGTACCATAAGCAATCAATATCCCAATGGTTTTCAAAATGGACAATTAAATGGTGCGTTTGGCAACACTAACTTCACCAACTTCAGACCCCAGTATTCAGTACCTGGGCAACAGACTTCATCATCTAGCACTGCTTAA